A genomic region of Zalophus californianus isolate mZalCal1 chromosome 1, mZalCal1.pri.v2, whole genome shotgun sequence contains the following coding sequences:
- the ANKRD24 gene encoding ankyrin repeat domain-containing protein 24 isoform X2: MDLGADAGGCRLGGCCLRPLPQDYLPLQLRLSPTDLGSCPPCGPCPIPKPAARGRRQASAQGQVVKPGSSGQGERGGGSDRLAPRPSGCAPQSQEWGKSDERLLQAVESNDVARVAALITRKGLVPTKLDPEGKSAFHLAAMRGATSCLEVMLAHGANVMSTDGAGYNALHLAAKYGHPQCLKQLLQASCVVDIVDSSGWTALHHAAAGGCLSCSEMLCSFKAHLNPRDRSGTTPLLIAAQMCHTDLCRLLLQQGAAANDQDLQGRTALMLACEGASPETVEVLLQGGAQPGITDALGQDAAHYGALAGDKLILHLLQEAAQRPSPPSDDDSGEASSQNSVSSHEKRGAPKKRKAPQPPASIPVPVRDAPARPWRGGTGAGRRGGSSGSGTGGDSPWASCEAGGSLGRRKQDDQDAYEEIVRLRQERGRLLQKIRGLEQHQEQRKQELPEAEASSLHSLERQNERENTSYDVATLQDEEGELSDFPGAEALLSKRLSPSAQELLASLQEQVAALTRQNQELMEKVQILESFEKDEMEVNGSAEVIPLALYDCLRAEFDQLRRQHAEALRALERQETWGAPGEGRATGGKTTRNGPMEMELDGATALGSKVNGAETTDEGATGVESVEAASVGAEATEAKSTGAEATETKPMDTEATETKPMWAKATEPEALEEGGNPEAKATGGEATEPEALEEGGNPEAKARGAEATKPKAEEREMRASRAGGVEAESAGAETTHVEATAVGAAVPKASPGPVLHPGAAEASEQLQAELETRIRGLEEALWQREREAAAELEAAHGKCQAVEAEAGLLRERVRQAEGGEAAGGSDMVQLRAALEQAREDLGVRDARLRQLEAASAWLDEARAGRLLAEEEARGLRAELERREEVRLEQSRELQVLREQLATATAAGERQQAVAAELGRARDAAEARAAELAAACEEARQGLAELREASEALRQSAVPASEHRRLQEEALELRGRAASLEREVVATGKEAARLRAELERERVGGVASLEHERIVGALQADVARLEGQLEELGRRHEKTSAEVFQVQREALFMKSERHAAEAKLATAEQQLWGLRTEAERARQAQSRAQEALDMAKEKDKKITELSKEVFSLKEALKDQPAAPGTPEVEALQGQVKALQEQLKQAARNHSAVVASYRSHLLYAIQVSPAWPPTLRPVLPSVQEERFMASRGGVGGNREARAGVPRLSLSLSLSLSAFPHPRVRWMKMCSGS, encoded by the exons ATGGACCTGGGGGCAGATGCTGGGGGATGCAGACTGGGGGGATGCTGTCTCAGACCCCTTCCCCAGGACTACCTCCCCCTGCAGCTGCGGCTCAGCCCCACTGACCTTGGCTCCTGCCCGCCCTGCGGCCCCTGCCCCATCCCGAAGCCGGCAGCCAGAGGCAGGCGCCAGGCAAGTGCCCAGGGGCAGGTGGTGAAGCCTGGGAGCTCCGGccagggggagcggggagggggcagtgatCGCTTGGCCCCACGACCCTCTGGGTGTGCCCCGCAGAGCCAGGAGTGGGGCAAAAGTGATGAGCGTCTGCTGCAGGCTGTGGAGAGCAATGACGTAGCGCGGGTGGCCGCCCTCATCACCCGGAAGGGGCTGGTGCCCACGAAGCTGGACCCCGAGGGCAAGTCCGC ATTCCACCTGGCTGCCATGAGGGGTGCAACCAGCTGCCTAGAGGTGATGCTGGCTCACGGTGCCAACGTCATGAGCACAGATGGGGCAG GTTACAATGCCCTCCACCTGGCCGCCAAGTATGGGCACCCACAGTGCTTGAAGCAACTGCTACAG gcgTCCTGCGTGGTGGATATTGTGGACAGCAGTGGGTGGACGGCCCTGCATCATGCAG CGGCCGGTGGCTGCCTCTCCTGCTCAGAAATGCTTTGCTCCTTCAAGGCACATCTGAATCCCCGAGATCGG TCAGGTACAACGCCCCTTCTCATAGCGGCTCAGATGTGTCACACAGATTTGTGCCGCCTTCTCCTGCAGCAGGGGGCAGCTGCAAATGACCAGGACCTGCAGGGCAG GACAGCCCTGATGCTGGCCTGTGAGGGGGCCAGCCCCGAAACAGTGGAGGTGCTGCTGCAGGGTGGGGCCCAACCAGGCATCACCGACGCACTGGGCCAGGATGCTGCTCACTACGGAGCCCTAGCAGGAGACAAACTCATCCTGCACCTCTTGCAGGAGGCAGCCCAGCGCCCTTCACCACCCAGTG ACGATGACTCAGGCGAGGCATCATCTCAG AACTCTGTGTCCAGCCATGAAAAGCGAGGGGCTCCCAAGAAGCGGAAAGCACCTCAGCCCCCTGCCAGCATCCCCGTGCCGGTGAGAGATGCCCCGGCCAGGCCATGGCGGGGAGGAacaggggcaggcaggaggggaggaagctCTGGCTCAGGTACGGGAGGGGACAGCCCGTGGGCCTCATGTGAAGCTGGTGGGTCCCTGGGGCGGAGGAAACAGGATGATCAAGATGCCTACGAGGAGATCGTGCGGCTGCGACAGGAGAGGGGCCGCCTGCTGCAGAAGATCCGGGGCCTGGAGCAGCACCAGGAACAGAGGAAGCAGGAG CTGCCAGAGGCAGAGGCCAGCTCCCTCCACAGCCTGGAGAGACAG AATGAGCGGGAGAACACCAGCTATGATGTGGCCACTCTGCAGGATGAGGAGGGCGAACTGTCTGACTTTCCAG GGGCCGAGGCTCTGCTCTCCAAACGGCTAAGCCCCTCAGCCCAGGAGCTCTTGGCCTCACTGCAGGAGCAGGTGGCTGCACTCACCAgacaaaaccaggagctgatgGAGAAGgtccag ATCCTGGAGAGCTTCGAGAAGGACGAGATGGAGGTGAACGGGTCGGCCGAGGTCATCCCTCTGGCCCTCTACGACTGTCTTCGGGCTGAGTTCGACCAGCTCCGCAGGCAGCATGCCGAGGCTCTGCGGGCACTGGAGCGACAGGAAACATGGGGCgcccctggggagggcagggccacGGGAGGCAAGACCACCAGGAATGGGCCAATGGAAATGGAGCTTGACGGCGCCACGGCTCTGGGATCCAAAGTGAACGGAGCTGAGACCACAGACGAAGGGGCTACAGGAGTGGAATCTGTGGAAGCAGCTTCTGTGGGGGCTGAGGCCACAGAGGCAAAATCCACGGGGGCCGAGGCCACAGAAACAAAACCCATGGACACCGAAGCCACAGAAACAAAACCCATGTGGGCCAAGGCCACAGAACCCGAGGCtctggaagagggaggaaatCCAGAGGCAAAGGCCACGGGGGGCGAGGCCACAGAACCGGAGGCtctggaagagggaggaaatCCAGAAGCAAAGGCCAGGGGAGCCGAGGCCACAAAGCCGAAAGCAGAGGAACGGGAAATGAGGGCCAGCAGAGCAGGCGGCGTGGAGGCCGAGTCTGCAGGCGCAGAGACCACGCATGTGGAGGCCACAGCGGTGGGGGCCGCAGTCCCGAAGGCCTCCCCGGGCCCGGTCCTCCACCCTGGTGCTGCAGAGGCTTCCGAACAGCTGCAGGCAGAGCTGGAGACCCGGATTCGCGGCTTGGAGGAGGCACTCTGGCAGCGGGAGCGGGAGGCGGCCGCCGAGCTGGAGGCGGCCCACGGCAAGTGCCAGGCCGTAGAGGCGGAGGCCGGCCTGCTCCGGGAGCGGGTGCGCCAGGCTGAGGGCGGCGAAGCTGCTGGGGGCAGTGACATGGTCCAGCTGCGGGCCGCCCTGGAGCAGGCCCGGGAGGACCTCGGAGTGCGGGACGCCCGCCTCCGGCAGCTGGAGGCGGCCTCAGCCTGGCTGGACGAGGCCCGGGCTGGCCGGCTGCTGGCCGAGGAGGAGGCCCGGGGCCTGCGGGCAGAGCTGGAGCGGCGGGAGGAGGTGCGGCTGGAGCAGAGCCGGGAGCTGCAGGTGCTGCGGGAGCAGCTGGCCACGGCCACCGCCGCCGGGGAGCGGCAGCAGGCTGTGGCCGCTGAGCTGGGCCGAGCACGGGATGCAGCTGAGGCCCGAGCGGCTGAGCTGGCCGCGGCCTGCGAGGAGGCTCGGCAGGGCCTGGCGGAGCTGCGCGAGGCTTCCGAGGCCCTGCGTCAGTCGGCGGTGCCGGCCTCCGAGCACCGCCGGCTGCAGGAGGAGGCCCTTGAGTTGCGGGGCCGGGCGGCCAGCCTGGAGCGGGAGGTGGTGGCCACGGGCAAGGAGGCCGCCCGGCTGCGGGCCGAGCTGGAGCGGGAGCGCGTGGGGGGCGTGGCCAGCCTGGAGCACGAGCGCATCGTGGGCGCCCTGCAGGCTGACGTGGCCCGGCTGGAGGGGCAGCTGGAGGAGCTGGGGCGACGGCATGAGAAGACCAGCGCCGAGGTCTTCCAG GTCCAGAGGGAGGCGTTGTTCATGAAGAGTGAGCGGCACGCGGCCGAGGCCAAACTGGCCACCGCAGAACAGCAGCTGTGGGGGCTACGGACCGAGGCCGAGCGGGCACGCCAGGCCCAGAGCCGCGCCCAGGAGGCCCTGGACATGGCCAAGGAGAAGGACAAGAAG ATCACAGAGCTCTCCAAGGAAGTCTTCAGTCTTAAGGAGGCCCTGAAGGACCAGCCAGCggccccaggcacccctgaggtgGAGGCCCTCCAAGGCCAGGTCAAGGCCTTGCAGGAGCAGCTGAAG CAGGCTGCCAGGAACCACAGTGCCGTGGTGGCCTCGTATAGGAGCCACCTCCTGTATGCCATTCAGGTGAGTCCCGCCTGGCCACCAACACTCCGGCCTGTTCTCCCATCTGTACAGGAGGAGAGATTCATGGcctccaggggtggggtgggagggaaccGGGAAGCCAGAGCAGGAGtgcccaggctctctctctctctctctctctctctctctgctttcccccATCCCAGGGTCAGATGGATGAAGATGTGCAGCGGATCCTGA
- the ANKRD24 gene encoding ankyrin repeat domain-containing protein 24 isoform X5 — MRGATSCLEVMLAHGANVMSTDGAGYNALHLAAKYGHPQCLKQLLQASCVVDIVDSSGWTALHHAAAGGCLSCSEMLCSFKAHLNPRDRSGTTPLLIAAQMCHTDLCRLLLQQGAAANDQDLQGRTALMLACEGASPETVEVLLQGGAQPGITDALGQDAAHYGALAGDKLILHLLQEAAQRPSPPSDDDSGEASSQNSVSSHEKRGAPKKRKAPQPPASIPVPVRDAPARPWRGGTGAGRRGGSSGSGTGGDSPWASCEAGGSLGRRKQDDQDAYEEIVRLRQERGRLLQKIRGLEQHQEQRKQELPEAEASSLHSLERQVQELQQLLAEKQEEKESLGREVESLQSRLSLLENERENTSYDVATLQDEEGELSDFPGAEALLSKRLSPSAQELLASLQEQVAALTRQNQELMEKVQILESFEKDEMEVNGSAEVIPLALYDCLRAEFDQLRRQHAEALRALERQETWGAPGEGRATGGKTTRNGPMEMELDGATALGSKVNGAETTDEGATGVESVEAASVGAEATEAKSTGAEATETKPMDTEATETKPMWAKATEPEALEEGGNPEAKATGGEATEPEALEEGGNPEAKARGAEATKPKAEEREMRASRAGGVEAESAGAETTHVEATAVGAAVPKASPGPVLHPGAAEASEQLQAELETRIRGLEEALWQREREAAAELEAAHGKCQAVEAEAGLLRERVRQAEGGEAAGGSDMVQLRAALEQAREDLGVRDARLRQLEAASAWLDEARAGRLLAEEEARGLRAELERREEVRLEQSRELQVLREQLATATAAGERQQAVAAELGRARDAAEARAAELAAACEEARQGLAELREASEALRQSAVPASEHRRLQEEALELRGRAASLEREVVATGKEAARLRAELERERVGGVASLEHERIVGALQADVARLEGQLEELGRRHEKTSAEVFQVQREALFMKSERHAAEAKLATAEQQLWGLRTEAERARQAQSRAQEALDMAKEKDKKITELSKEVFSLKEALKDQPAAPGTPEVEALQGQVKALQEQLKQAARNHSAVVASYRSHLLYAIQVSPAWPPTLRPVLPSVQEERFMASRGGVGGNREARAGVPRLSLSLSLSLSAFPHPRVRWMKMCSGS; from the exons ATGAGGGGTGCAACCAGCTGCCTAGAGGTGATGCTGGCTCACGGTGCCAACGTCATGAGCACAGATGGGGCAG GTTACAATGCCCTCCACCTGGCCGCCAAGTATGGGCACCCACAGTGCTTGAAGCAACTGCTACAG gcgTCCTGCGTGGTGGATATTGTGGACAGCAGTGGGTGGACGGCCCTGCATCATGCAG CGGCCGGTGGCTGCCTCTCCTGCTCAGAAATGCTTTGCTCCTTCAAGGCACATCTGAATCCCCGAGATCGG TCAGGTACAACGCCCCTTCTCATAGCGGCTCAGATGTGTCACACAGATTTGTGCCGCCTTCTCCTGCAGCAGGGGGCAGCTGCAAATGACCAGGACCTGCAGGGCAG GACAGCCCTGATGCTGGCCTGTGAGGGGGCCAGCCCCGAAACAGTGGAGGTGCTGCTGCAGGGTGGGGCCCAACCAGGCATCACCGACGCACTGGGCCAGGATGCTGCTCACTACGGAGCCCTAGCAGGAGACAAACTCATCCTGCACCTCTTGCAGGAGGCAGCCCAGCGCCCTTCACCACCCAGTG ACGATGACTCAGGCGAGGCATCATCTCAG AACTCTGTGTCCAGCCATGAAAAGCGAGGGGCTCCCAAGAAGCGGAAAGCACCTCAGCCCCCTGCCAGCATCCCCGTGCCGGTGAGAGATGCCCCGGCCAGGCCATGGCGGGGAGGAacaggggcaggcaggaggggaggaagctCTGGCTCAGGTACGGGAGGGGACAGCCCGTGGGCCTCATGTGAAGCTGGTGGGTCCCTGGGGCGGAGGAAACAGGATGATCAAGATGCCTACGAGGAGATCGTGCGGCTGCGACAGGAGAGGGGCCGCCTGCTGCAGAAGATCCGGGGCCTGGAGCAGCACCAGGAACAGAGGAAGCAGGAG CTGCCAGAGGCAGAGGCCAGCTCCCTCCACAGCCTGGAGAGACAG GTGCAAGAGCTGCAGCAGCTGCTGGctgagaagcaggaggagaaggagagccTGGGACGGGAGGTGGAGAGTCTGCAGAGCCGGCTGTCCCTGCTTGag AATGAGCGGGAGAACACCAGCTATGATGTGGCCACTCTGCAGGATGAGGAGGGCGAACTGTCTGACTTTCCAG GGGCCGAGGCTCTGCTCTCCAAACGGCTAAGCCCCTCAGCCCAGGAGCTCTTGGCCTCACTGCAGGAGCAGGTGGCTGCACTCACCAgacaaaaccaggagctgatgGAGAAGgtccag ATCCTGGAGAGCTTCGAGAAGGACGAGATGGAGGTGAACGGGTCGGCCGAGGTCATCCCTCTGGCCCTCTACGACTGTCTTCGGGCTGAGTTCGACCAGCTCCGCAGGCAGCATGCCGAGGCTCTGCGGGCACTGGAGCGACAGGAAACATGGGGCgcccctggggagggcagggccacGGGAGGCAAGACCACCAGGAATGGGCCAATGGAAATGGAGCTTGACGGCGCCACGGCTCTGGGATCCAAAGTGAACGGAGCTGAGACCACAGACGAAGGGGCTACAGGAGTGGAATCTGTGGAAGCAGCTTCTGTGGGGGCTGAGGCCACAGAGGCAAAATCCACGGGGGCCGAGGCCACAGAAACAAAACCCATGGACACCGAAGCCACAGAAACAAAACCCATGTGGGCCAAGGCCACAGAACCCGAGGCtctggaagagggaggaaatCCAGAGGCAAAGGCCACGGGGGGCGAGGCCACAGAACCGGAGGCtctggaagagggaggaaatCCAGAAGCAAAGGCCAGGGGAGCCGAGGCCACAAAGCCGAAAGCAGAGGAACGGGAAATGAGGGCCAGCAGAGCAGGCGGCGTGGAGGCCGAGTCTGCAGGCGCAGAGACCACGCATGTGGAGGCCACAGCGGTGGGGGCCGCAGTCCCGAAGGCCTCCCCGGGCCCGGTCCTCCACCCTGGTGCTGCAGAGGCTTCCGAACAGCTGCAGGCAGAGCTGGAGACCCGGATTCGCGGCTTGGAGGAGGCACTCTGGCAGCGGGAGCGGGAGGCGGCCGCCGAGCTGGAGGCGGCCCACGGCAAGTGCCAGGCCGTAGAGGCGGAGGCCGGCCTGCTCCGGGAGCGGGTGCGCCAGGCTGAGGGCGGCGAAGCTGCTGGGGGCAGTGACATGGTCCAGCTGCGGGCCGCCCTGGAGCAGGCCCGGGAGGACCTCGGAGTGCGGGACGCCCGCCTCCGGCAGCTGGAGGCGGCCTCAGCCTGGCTGGACGAGGCCCGGGCTGGCCGGCTGCTGGCCGAGGAGGAGGCCCGGGGCCTGCGGGCAGAGCTGGAGCGGCGGGAGGAGGTGCGGCTGGAGCAGAGCCGGGAGCTGCAGGTGCTGCGGGAGCAGCTGGCCACGGCCACCGCCGCCGGGGAGCGGCAGCAGGCTGTGGCCGCTGAGCTGGGCCGAGCACGGGATGCAGCTGAGGCCCGAGCGGCTGAGCTGGCCGCGGCCTGCGAGGAGGCTCGGCAGGGCCTGGCGGAGCTGCGCGAGGCTTCCGAGGCCCTGCGTCAGTCGGCGGTGCCGGCCTCCGAGCACCGCCGGCTGCAGGAGGAGGCCCTTGAGTTGCGGGGCCGGGCGGCCAGCCTGGAGCGGGAGGTGGTGGCCACGGGCAAGGAGGCCGCCCGGCTGCGGGCCGAGCTGGAGCGGGAGCGCGTGGGGGGCGTGGCCAGCCTGGAGCACGAGCGCATCGTGGGCGCCCTGCAGGCTGACGTGGCCCGGCTGGAGGGGCAGCTGGAGGAGCTGGGGCGACGGCATGAGAAGACCAGCGCCGAGGTCTTCCAG GTCCAGAGGGAGGCGTTGTTCATGAAGAGTGAGCGGCACGCGGCCGAGGCCAAACTGGCCACCGCAGAACAGCAGCTGTGGGGGCTACGGACCGAGGCCGAGCGGGCACGCCAGGCCCAGAGCCGCGCCCAGGAGGCCCTGGACATGGCCAAGGAGAAGGACAAGAAG ATCACAGAGCTCTCCAAGGAAGTCTTCAGTCTTAAGGAGGCCCTGAAGGACCAGCCAGCggccccaggcacccctgaggtgGAGGCCCTCCAAGGCCAGGTCAAGGCCTTGCAGGAGCAGCTGAAG CAGGCTGCCAGGAACCACAGTGCCGTGGTGGCCTCGTATAGGAGCCACCTCCTGTATGCCATTCAGGTGAGTCCCGCCTGGCCACCAACACTCCGGCCTGTTCTCCCATCTGTACAGGAGGAGAGATTCATGGcctccaggggtggggtgggagggaaccGGGAAGCCAGAGCAGGAGtgcccaggctctctctctctctctctctctctctctctgctttcccccATCCCAGGGTCAGATGGATGAAGATGTGCAGCGGATCCTGA
- the ANKRD24 gene encoding ankyrin repeat domain-containing protein 24 isoform X7, with amino-acid sequence MDLGADAGGCRLGGCCLRPLPQDYLPLQLRLSPTDLGSCPPCGPCPIPKPAARGRRQASAQGQVVKPGSSGQGERGGGSDRLAPRPSGCAPQSQEWGKSDERLLQAVESNDVARVAALITRKGLVPTKLDPEGKSAFHLAAMRGATSCLEVMLAHGANVMSTDGAGYNALHLAAKYGHPQCLKQLLQASCVVDIVDSSGWTALHHAAAGGCLSCSEMLCSFKAHLNPRDRSGTTPLLIAAQMCHTDLCRLLLQQGAAANDQDLQGRTALMLACEGASPETVEVLLQGGAQPGITDALGQDAAHYGALAGDKLILHLLQEAAQRPSPPSDDDSGEASSQNSVSSHEKRGAPKKRKAPQPPASIPVPDDQDAYEEIVRLRQERGRLLQKIRGLEQHQEQRKQELPEAEASSLHSLERQVQELQQLLAEKQEEKESLGREVESLQSRLSLLENERENTSYDVATLQDEEGELSDFPGAEALLSKRLSPSAQELLASLQEQVAALTRQNQELMEKVQILESFEKDEMEVNGSAEVIPLALYDCLRAEFDQLRRQHAEALRALERQETWGAPGEGRATGGKTTRNGPMEMELDGATALGSKVNGAETTDEGATGVESVEAASVGAEATEAKSTGAEATETKPMDTEATETKPMWAKATEPEALEEGGNPEAKATGGEATEPEALEEGGNPEAKARGAEATKPKAEEREMRASRAGGVEAESAGAETTHVEATAVGAAVPKASPGPVLHPGAAEASEQLQAELETRIRGLEEALWQREREAAAELEAAHGKCQAVEAEAGLLRERVRQAEGGEAAGGSDMVQLRAALEQAREDLGVRDARLRQLEAASAWLDEARAGRLLAEEEARGLRAELERREEVRLEQSRELQVLREQLATATAAGERQQAVAAELGRARDAAEARAAELAAACEEARQGLAELREASEALRQSAVPASEHRRLQEEALELRGRAASLEREVVATGKEAARLRAELERERVGGVASLEHERIVGALQADVARLEGQLEELGRRHEKTSAEVFQVQREALFMKSERHAAEAKLATAEQQLWGLRTEAERARQAQSRAQEALDMAKEKDKKITELSKEVFSLKEALKDQPAAPGTPEVEALQGQVKALQEQLKQAARNHSAVVASYRSHLLYAIQGQMDEDVQRILSQILQMQRLQAQGR; translated from the exons ATGGACCTGGGGGCAGATGCTGGGGGATGCAGACTGGGGGGATGCTGTCTCAGACCCCTTCCCCAGGACTACCTCCCCCTGCAGCTGCGGCTCAGCCCCACTGACCTTGGCTCCTGCCCGCCCTGCGGCCCCTGCCCCATCCCGAAGCCGGCAGCCAGAGGCAGGCGCCAGGCAAGTGCCCAGGGGCAGGTGGTGAAGCCTGGGAGCTCCGGccagggggagcggggagggggcagtgatCGCTTGGCCCCACGACCCTCTGGGTGTGCCCCGCAGAGCCAGGAGTGGGGCAAAAGTGATGAGCGTCTGCTGCAGGCTGTGGAGAGCAATGACGTAGCGCGGGTGGCCGCCCTCATCACCCGGAAGGGGCTGGTGCCCACGAAGCTGGACCCCGAGGGCAAGTCCGC ATTCCACCTGGCTGCCATGAGGGGTGCAACCAGCTGCCTAGAGGTGATGCTGGCTCACGGTGCCAACGTCATGAGCACAGATGGGGCAG GTTACAATGCCCTCCACCTGGCCGCCAAGTATGGGCACCCACAGTGCTTGAAGCAACTGCTACAG gcgTCCTGCGTGGTGGATATTGTGGACAGCAGTGGGTGGACGGCCCTGCATCATGCAG CGGCCGGTGGCTGCCTCTCCTGCTCAGAAATGCTTTGCTCCTTCAAGGCACATCTGAATCCCCGAGATCGG TCAGGTACAACGCCCCTTCTCATAGCGGCTCAGATGTGTCACACAGATTTGTGCCGCCTTCTCCTGCAGCAGGGGGCAGCTGCAAATGACCAGGACCTGCAGGGCAG GACAGCCCTGATGCTGGCCTGTGAGGGGGCCAGCCCCGAAACAGTGGAGGTGCTGCTGCAGGGTGGGGCCCAACCAGGCATCACCGACGCACTGGGCCAGGATGCTGCTCACTACGGAGCCCTAGCAGGAGACAAACTCATCCTGCACCTCTTGCAGGAGGCAGCCCAGCGCCCTTCACCACCCAGTG ACGATGACTCAGGCGAGGCATCATCTCAG AACTCTGTGTCCAGCCATGAAAAGCGAGGGGCTCCCAAGAAGCGGAAAGCACCTCAGCCCCCTGCCAGCATCCCCGTGCCG GATGATCAAGATGCCTACGAGGAGATCGTGCGGCTGCGACAGGAGAGGGGCCGCCTGCTGCAGAAGATCCGGGGCCTGGAGCAGCACCAGGAACAGAGGAAGCAGGAG CTGCCAGAGGCAGAGGCCAGCTCCCTCCACAGCCTGGAGAGACAG GTGCAAGAGCTGCAGCAGCTGCTGGctgagaagcaggaggagaaggagagccTGGGACGGGAGGTGGAGAGTCTGCAGAGCCGGCTGTCCCTGCTTGag AATGAGCGGGAGAACACCAGCTATGATGTGGCCACTCTGCAGGATGAGGAGGGCGAACTGTCTGACTTTCCAG GGGCCGAGGCTCTGCTCTCCAAACGGCTAAGCCCCTCAGCCCAGGAGCTCTTGGCCTCACTGCAGGAGCAGGTGGCTGCACTCACCAgacaaaaccaggagctgatgGAGAAGgtccag ATCCTGGAGAGCTTCGAGAAGGACGAGATGGAGGTGAACGGGTCGGCCGAGGTCATCCCTCTGGCCCTCTACGACTGTCTTCGGGCTGAGTTCGACCAGCTCCGCAGGCAGCATGCCGAGGCTCTGCGGGCACTGGAGCGACAGGAAACATGGGGCgcccctggggagggcagggccacGGGAGGCAAGACCACCAGGAATGGGCCAATGGAAATGGAGCTTGACGGCGCCACGGCTCTGGGATCCAAAGTGAACGGAGCTGAGACCACAGACGAAGGGGCTACAGGAGTGGAATCTGTGGAAGCAGCTTCTGTGGGGGCTGAGGCCACAGAGGCAAAATCCACGGGGGCCGAGGCCACAGAAACAAAACCCATGGACACCGAAGCCACAGAAACAAAACCCATGTGGGCCAAGGCCACAGAACCCGAGGCtctggaagagggaggaaatCCAGAGGCAAAGGCCACGGGGGGCGAGGCCACAGAACCGGAGGCtctggaagagggaggaaatCCAGAAGCAAAGGCCAGGGGAGCCGAGGCCACAAAGCCGAAAGCAGAGGAACGGGAAATGAGGGCCAGCAGAGCAGGCGGCGTGGAGGCCGAGTCTGCAGGCGCAGAGACCACGCATGTGGAGGCCACAGCGGTGGGGGCCGCAGTCCCGAAGGCCTCCCCGGGCCCGGTCCTCCACCCTGGTGCTGCAGAGGCTTCCGAACAGCTGCAGGCAGAGCTGGAGACCCGGATTCGCGGCTTGGAGGAGGCACTCTGGCAGCGGGAGCGGGAGGCGGCCGCCGAGCTGGAGGCGGCCCACGGCAAGTGCCAGGCCGTAGAGGCGGAGGCCGGCCTGCTCCGGGAGCGGGTGCGCCAGGCTGAGGGCGGCGAAGCTGCTGGGGGCAGTGACATGGTCCAGCTGCGGGCCGCCCTGGAGCAGGCCCGGGAGGACCTCGGAGTGCGGGACGCCCGCCTCCGGCAGCTGGAGGCGGCCTCAGCCTGGCTGGACGAGGCCCGGGCTGGCCGGCTGCTGGCCGAGGAGGAGGCCCGGGGCCTGCGGGCAGAGCTGGAGCGGCGGGAGGAGGTGCGGCTGGAGCAGAGCCGGGAGCTGCAGGTGCTGCGGGAGCAGCTGGCCACGGCCACCGCCGCCGGGGAGCGGCAGCAGGCTGTGGCCGCTGAGCTGGGCCGAGCACGGGATGCAGCTGAGGCCCGAGCGGCTGAGCTGGCCGCGGCCTGCGAGGAGGCTCGGCAGGGCCTGGCGGAGCTGCGCGAGGCTTCCGAGGCCCTGCGTCAGTCGGCGGTGCCGGCCTCCGAGCACCGCCGGCTGCAGGAGGAGGCCCTTGAGTTGCGGGGCCGGGCGGCCAGCCTGGAGCGGGAGGTGGTGGCCACGGGCAAGGAGGCCGCCCGGCTGCGGGCCGAGCTGGAGCGGGAGCGCGTGGGGGGCGTGGCCAGCCTGGAGCACGAGCGCATCGTGGGCGCCCTGCAGGCTGACGTGGCCCGGCTGGAGGGGCAGCTGGAGGAGCTGGGGCGACGGCATGAGAAGACCAGCGCCGAGGTCTTCCAG GTCCAGAGGGAGGCGTTGTTCATGAAGAGTGAGCGGCACGCGGCCGAGGCCAAACTGGCCACCGCAGAACAGCAGCTGTGGGGGCTACGGACCGAGGCCGAGCGGGCACGCCAGGCCCAGAGCCGCGCCCAGGAGGCCCTGGACATGGCCAAGGAGAAGGACAAGAAG ATCACAGAGCTCTCCAAGGAAGTCTTCAGTCTTAAGGAGGCCCTGAAGGACCAGCCAGCggccccaggcacccctgaggtgGAGGCCCTCCAAGGCCAGGTCAAGGCCTTGCAGGAGCAGCTGAAG CAGGCTGCCAGGAACCACAGTGCCGTGGTGGCCTCGTATAGGAGCCACCTCCTGTATGCCATTCAG GGTCAGATGGATGAAGATGTGCAGCGGATCCTGAGCCAGATCCTACAGATGCAAAGACTCCAAGCTCAGGGCCGCTGA